The following are encoded in a window of Gavia stellata isolate bGavSte3 chromosome 17, bGavSte3.hap2, whole genome shotgun sequence genomic DNA:
- the TBX10 gene encoding LOW QUALITY PROTEIN: T-box transcription factor TBX10 (The sequence of the model RefSeq protein was modified relative to this genomic sequence to represent the inferred CDS: substituted 1 base at 1 genomic stop codon) produces MWCTSFYSLFTPSKAFLGGAGEGPPCSTGLGWAGEGPGTGGKNRRVCHAAARLEMGSLWEEFNRLGTEMIVTKAGRRMFPTFQVKLSGLDPLADYVLLMDFIPLDDKRYRYAFHSSSWLAAGRADPAAPGRVHFHPDSPAKGAQWMRQIVSFDKLKLTNNLLDDNGHIILNSMHRYQPRFHVVFVDPRRDSERFAHQNFKSFSFPETQFMAVTAYQNHRITQLKIASNPFAKGFRDGEPEPWXGHPRHRPEAMMRGSTPPPLSPPSLLQVRGAGGVPAGLPAPQPGHRAALPPRQAGESRGALAAIVPPQPAPLAAPPGFPELPAPPFQPLACPPGVYAGAKPRALPYPLPTFPPLSTYGTAAAPAFGYGQQ; encoded by the exons ATGTGGTGCACCTCTTTCTACAGCCTTTTCACACCCAGCAAAG CCTTCCTGGGGGGAGCGGGCGAGGGGCCCCCCTGCAGCACCGGCCTCGGGTGGGCAGGCGAGGGGCCGGGGACCGGCGGCAAGAACCGGCGCGTGTGCCACGCCGCGGCGCGGCTGGAGATGGGCAGCCTCTGGGAGGAGTTCAACCGCCTGGGCACCGAGATGATCGTCACCAAGGCGGGCAG gaGGATGTTCCCCACCTTCCAGGTGAAGCTGTCGGGGCTGGACCCGCTGGCCGACTACGTCCTGCTCATGGACTTCATCCCGCTGGATGACAAGAGATACAG gtACGccttccacagctcctcctggctGGCGGCGGGACGGGCCGacccggcagcccccggccgcgTCCACTTCCACCCCGACTCCCCGGCCAAGGGTGCCCAGTGGATGCGGCAGATCGTCTCCTTCGACAAGCTCAAGCTGACCAACAACCTCCTGGATGACAACGGCCAC ATCATCCTCAACTCCATGCACCGCTACCAGCCCCGCTTCCATGTGGTCTTCGTGGACCCGCGACGGGACAGCGAACGCTTCGCCCACCAGAACTTCAAGTCCTTCAGTTTCCCCGAAACCCAGTTCATGGCGGTGACCGCTTACCAGAACCACCGG ATCACCCAGCTGAAGATCGCCAGCAACCCCTTCGCCAAGGGCTTTCGGGACGGCGAGCCCGAGCCGTGGTAAGGCCACCCCCGACACCGCCCCGAGGCCATGATGAGGGGCTCCACGCCTCCCCCCCTGAGCCCCCCATCTCTCTTGCAGGTGCGGGGTGCCGGCGGGGTCCCCGCTGGGCTccctgccccgcagccgggCCACCGCGCTGCCCTGCCGCCCCGACAAGCAGGAGAAAG CCGTGGGGCACTGGCTGCCATCGTCCCCCCGCAACCGGCCCCGCTGGCAGCTCCCCCCGGCTTCCCCGAGCTGCCCGCGCCCCCCTTCCAGCCCCTCGCCTGCCCCCCCGGCGTCTACGCAGGGGCCAAGCCCCGCGCCCTGCCCTACCCCCTGcccaccttccccccactcAGCACCTACGGcaccgccgcggcccccgctTTCGGCTACGGGCAGCAGTGA